Proteins encoded in a region of the Streptomyces sp. NBC_00258 genome:
- the groL gene encoding chaperonin GroEL (60 kDa chaperone family; promotes refolding of misfolded polypeptides especially under stressful conditions; forms two stacked rings of heptamers to form a barrel-shaped 14mer; ends can be capped by GroES; misfolded proteins enter the barrel where they are refolded when GroES binds), with product MAKIIAFDEEARRGLERGMNQLADAVKVTLGPKGRNVVLEKKWGAPTITNDGVSIAKEIELEDPYEKIGAELVKEVAKKTDDVAGDGTTTATVLAQALVREGLRNVAAGANPMALKRGIEKAVEAVSGALLEQAKDVETKEQIASTASISAADTQIGELIAEAMDKVGKEGVITVEESQTFGLELELTEGMRFDKGYISAYFATDMERMEAVLDDPYILIANSKIANVKDLLPLLEKVMQSGKPLLIIAEDVEGEALSTLVVNKIRGTFKSVAVKAPGFGDRRKAMLNDIAILTGGEVISEEVGLKLENTGLELLGRARKIVITKDETTIVDGSGSADQVAGRVNQIRAEIENSDSDYDREKLQERLAKLAGGVAVIKAGAATEVELKERKHRIEDAVRNAKAAVEEGIVAGGGVALLQASSVFEKLDLEGDEATGANAVKLALEAPLKQIAVNGGLEGGVIVEKVRNLPVGHGLNAATGEYVDMIAEGIIDPAKVTRSALQNAASIAALFLTTEAVIADKPEKASAGAGAGGGMPGGDMDF from the coding sequence ATGGCCAAGATCATCGCGTTCGACGAGGAGGCACGGCGCGGTCTCGAGCGCGGGATGAACCAGCTCGCCGACGCCGTCAAGGTCACCCTTGGTCCCAAGGGTCGCAACGTCGTCCTCGAGAAGAAGTGGGGCGCCCCCACGATCACCAACGATGGTGTTTCCATCGCCAAGGAGATCGAGCTCGAGGACCCGTACGAGAAGATCGGCGCTGAGCTGGTCAAGGAAGTCGCCAAGAAGACGGACGACGTCGCCGGTGACGGTACGACCACCGCGACCGTTCTGGCGCAGGCGCTGGTCCGCGAGGGCCTTCGCAACGTAGCCGCCGGCGCCAACCCGATGGCTCTCAAGCGCGGTATCGAGAAGGCCGTCGAGGCCGTCTCCGGTGCCCTGCTGGAGCAGGCGAAGGATGTCGAGACCAAGGAGCAGATCGCTTCGACGGCCTCCATCTCCGCCGCCGACACCCAGATCGGCGAGCTCATCGCCGAGGCGATGGACAAGGTCGGCAAGGAAGGCGTCATCACGGTCGAGGAGTCCCAGACCTTCGGTCTGGAGCTCGAGCTCACCGAGGGCATGCGCTTCGACAAGGGCTACATCTCGGCGTACTTCGCCACCGACATGGAGCGTATGGAGGCCGTCCTCGACGACCCCTACATCCTGATCGCGAACTCGAAGATCGCCAACGTCAAGGACCTGCTCCCGCTCCTGGAGAAGGTCATGCAGTCGGGCAAGCCGCTGCTGATCATCGCCGAGGACGTCGAGGGCGAGGCCCTGTCGACCCTGGTCGTCAACAAGATCCGTGGCACCTTCAAGTCCGTCGCCGTCAAGGCCCCGGGCTTCGGTGACCGCCGCAAGGCGATGCTGAACGACATCGCCATCCTCACGGGCGGCGAGGTCATCTCCGAGGAGGTCGGCCTCAAGCTCGAGAACACGGGCCTTGAGCTGCTCGGCCGCGCTCGCAAGATCGTCATCACCAAGGACGAGACGACGATCGTCGACGGCTCGGGTTCGGCGGACCAGGTTGCCGGTCGCGTCAACCAGATCCGTGCCGAGATCGAGAACAGCGACTCGGACTACGACCGCGAGAAGCTCCAGGAGCGCCTGGCGAAGCTGGCCGGCGGCGTGGCCGTCATCAAGGCCGGTGCCGCCACCGAGGTCGAGCTCAAGGAGCGCAAGCACCGCATCGAGGACGCCGTTCGCAACGCGAAGGCGGCCGTCGAGGAGGGCATCGTCGCCGGTGGTGGCGTGGCCCTGCTCCAGGCCTCCTCGGTCTTCGAGAAGCTGGACCTGGAGGGTGACGAGGCGACCGGCGCCAACGCCGTGAAGCTCGCCCTGGAGGCCCCGCTCAAGCAGATCGCCGTCAACGGTGGTCTCGAGGGTGGCGTCATCGTCGAGAAGGTGCGCAACCTGCCCGTCGGCCACGGCCTGAACGCCGCGACCGGTGAGTACGTCGACATGATCGCCGAAGGCATCATCGACCCGGCGAAGGTCACGCGCTCTGCCCTGCAGAACGCCGCGTCCATCGCCGCGCTGTTCCTCACCACCGAGGCCGTCATCGCCGACAAGCCGGAGAAGGCCAGCGCCGGCGCCGGCGCCGGTGGCGGCATGCCGGGCGGCGACATGGACTTCTGA
- a CDS encoding cold-shock protein produces the protein MAQGTVKWFNAEKGYGFIAVDGGADVFVHYSAIQMDGYRTLEEGQRVDFEISQGQKGPQADMVRLATG, from the coding sequence ATGGCTCAGGGCACCGTCAAATGGTTCAACGCGGAGAAGGGGTACGGCTTCATCGCGGTCGACGGTGGTGCGGATGTTTTCGTCCACTACAGCGCGATTCAGATGGACGGCTACCGCACCCTGGAAGAGGGTCAGCGGGTCGATTTTGAGATCTCGCAAGGCCAGAAGGGGCCGCAGGCGGACATGGTCCGACTGGCGACCGGCTGA